In Cydia amplana chromosome 13, ilCydAmpl1.1, whole genome shotgun sequence, a single genomic region encodes these proteins:
- the LOC134653556 gene encoding RUN domain-containing protein 1-like, whose product MDVSDSPSDYDDGGEIPIWQEPRREPLGAPKETLCDEMQAQNSGDRLHALEEEQEILSSSVFSLSSHLAQVEFRLRQILKASPEERDAMLKELEEFTSRGVPGARAAPQGSSGEASCAECVELETKIRRQRTKQAHFIERLQTQLKELERFSADPQASDKQHRTLIEHLRSEIDRSLEEGCHQPLSAEELRHQINCAVRQYVDKQLSKEEIICKLQGHIEDMQKFIKLMKNEDLKNSKSKTPEPKSTKSQNSFDKTFNKNKANNDDLRTETINLMRKASTLIQIFTVSQFGCSPNSSRKVEKQSSTIVTHWGNLRAKLEMSIDAVLHLVSRNRQNHNIMDTYDSESEEGGIVINDIPLTTAVRRHLAVNIRDLLQHGLTGPESNSLVPIIGCFPVRRSSSATHVWDLILRYYDINDGDRFNSTPARKLSQSFNLDIVGGNAISNKQSLLSAIGSIIASHTPYKRSYDAHFKAFVCAALNSHKLVLWLNIILKCRSLVDSYYSSTSYVVNTGFQDALQSLDRLTQHNFDLPVDLAVKQFQNIKDVFM is encoded by the exons ATGGATGTAAGCGATAGTCCCAGCGATTATGATGACGGTGGCGAGATCCCTATCTGGCAGGAGCCCCGTCGGGAGCCCCTGGGGGCTCCTAAGGAGACGTTATGCGACGAGATGCAGGCGCAGAACTCTGGGGACAGATTGCACGCATTGGAGGAAGAACAAGAGATACTATCTTCGTCCGTGTTTTCGTTGTCCTCGCACCTAGCGCAAGTGGAGTTTCGTTTGCGACAGATATTGAAAGCGTCGCCGGAGGAGAGGGATGCTATGTTGAAGGAGTTGGAGGAGTTTACGTCGCGCGGAGTGCCCGGGGCGAGGGCCGCGCCGCAGGGGAGCTCCGGGGAGGCGAGTTGCGCGGAATGTGTGGAGCTGGAGACGAAGATACGTCGACAGCGCACCAAACAGGCGCATTTTATTGAGAGGTTGCAGACACAGCTGAAGGAACTCGAAAG GTTTTCTGCTGATCCACAAGCAAGTGACAAACAGCACAGAACTCTTATAGAGCATTTACGATCTGAAATAGACCGCAGTCTGGAAGAAGGTTGTCACCAGCCACTAAGCGCCGAAGAGCTTAGACATCAGATCAACTGTGCCGTCCGACAATATGTTGACAAACAGCTTTCCAAAGAAGAAATTATCTGCAAACTACAAGGACATATCGAAGATATGCAGAAGTTTATAAAACTCATGAAAAATGAAGATTTGAAAAACTCAAAATCTAAAACACCAGAGCCAAAGAGTACAAAGTCGCAGAACTCTTTTGACAAGACATTTAACAAAAACAAAGCTAATAATGATGATCTTCGGACAGAGACTATTAATTTAATGAGGAAAGCAAGTACACTAATTCAAATTTTCACCGTCTCACAGTTTGGTTGTTCACCAAACTCAAGTAGAAAAGTCGAGAAGCAATCGTCAACTATTGTCACACACTGGGGTAACCTCAGAGCGAAGCTAGAAATGTCTATTGATGCCGTTCTCCATCTAGTCTCCCGTAACAGACAAAATCATAACATAATGGACACATATGACAGTGAGTCCGAAGAAGGCGGCATTGTAATCAATGATATACCGTTAACAACAGCAGTAAGAAGACATTTAGCTGTCAATATCCGTGATTTGCTTCAACACGGCCTAACAGGACCGGAGTCCAATTCTCTAGTCCCTATAATAGGTTGCTTCCCTGTCCGGAGATCATCTAGTGCTACACATGTATGGGATCTCATCTTGCGTTACTATGACATCAATGATGGTGACCGATTCAATTCTACACCTGCGAGGAAACTAAGTCAGAGTTTTAACCTAGATATTGTCGGTGGAAATGCTATTTCCAACAAACAAAGTCTATTAAGCGCTATTGGCAGTATTATAGCTTCTCACACACCTTATAAGAGAAGTTATGATGCTCATTTTAAAGCGTTTGTCTGTGCCGCTTTAAATTCTCACAAACTAGTGTTATGGTTGAATATTATACTTAAATGCCGGTCTCTGGTTGATTCTTATTACTCGTCGACCAGTTATGTTGTCAATACCGGGTTTCAAGACGCTCTGCAGAGCCTAGACCGACTAACCCAACACAACTTTGACCTACCGGTCGATCTCGCTGTGAAACAGTTCCAAAATATCAAAGATGTATTTAtgtag